From the Myripristis murdjan chromosome 14, fMyrMur1.1, whole genome shotgun sequence genome, one window contains:
- the ugt5d1 gene encoding UDP glucuronosyltransferase 5 family, polypeptide D1: MGKMPSHYACGVFTFLSVCLISLLLTPPCDGGKILVVPVDGSHWINMKILIEELHARGHSITVIRASTSWYITEKSPLYTSITIPLFPPLESFFDEFLQRHMKAQRERASALTFFKLTKEFLTMISEAHVLSSKMVTQIFDDENMVKKLLDAQYDVVLTDPAIATGVVLAKYLKLPMVLNVRWVTSGEGHFVIAPSPLSYIPVPGSGLTDKMSIIQRVKNIFFHSIIIFQQKVMVGPSYDAICDKYIEGGCDIISLLQEADIWLFRTDFVFDFPRPTMPNVIYIGGFQCKPAQALPTDLEDFVQSAGEHGVIIMTLGTLVNALPSDIADEIASVFAKMPQKVIWRHIGKRPSTVGNNTLLVNWMPQKDLLGHPQTKVFVAHGGTNGVQEAIYHGVPVLGIPLFFDQYDNLLRLQERGASKIIELADVNGKSFEQGLKEVLHQASYRQNMQRLSRLHKDQPIPPMEHAIFWLEYVMRHKGAPHLRTEAYRMPWYSYYCLDVLLVLLTAVTVLLLSTLAMFRFLCCRRKREKIKSKQH; encoded by the exons ATGG GCAAAATGCCGTCccattatgcatgtggagtctTCACATTCCTCAGTGTATGCCTGATATCCTTGTTGCTCACACCACCTTGTGATGGAGGAAAGATTCTGGTTGTCCCTGTAGATGGTAGCCACTGGATCAACATGAAGATCCTGATTGAAGAGCTCCATGCCAGGGGACATAGCATCACTGTGATAAGGGCCTCCACCAGCTGGTACATCACAGAGAAATCTCCCCTGTACACCTCCATTACAATCCCATTGTTCCCTCCTTTGGAGAGCTTTTTTGATGAGTTCCTACAGAGACACATGAAG GCACAAAGAGAACGGGCATCAGCGCTTACATTCTTCAAACTCACCAAGGAGTTCCTCACTATGATCTCCGAGGCTCATGTATTATCCTCTAAAATGGTCACTCAAATCTTTGATGATGAAAATATGGTCAAGAAGTTACTGGATGCACAATATGATGTGGTTCTCACTGACCCGGCTATAGCAACTGGGGTGGTACTTGCCAAATATCTCAAACTACCCATGGTGCTCAATGTTCGCTGGGTCACCAGCGGAGAAGGCCACTTTGTCATAGCGCCCTCACCACTCTCTTACATTCCTGTACCAGGATCTGGCCTCACAGACAAGATGAGTATCATTCAGAGAGTGAAGAATATCTTTTTCCACAGCATTATAATCTTCCAGCAGAAAGTCATGGTAGGGCCAAGTTATGATGCCATCTGTGACAAGTACATTGAGGGCGGATGTGACATCATCTCCCTGCTTCAAGAGGCAGACATTTGGCTCTTCAGGACTGATTTTGTGTTCGATTTCCCTCGGCCAACAATGCCAAATGTGATTTACATAGGAGGCTTCCAGTGCAAACCTGCCCAAGCCCTGCCAACAGACTTGGAGGACTTTGTTCAGAGTGCTGGAGAGCATGGAGTGATCATCATGACTCTAGGTACTTTGGTCAACGCTTTGCCAAGTGACATTGCAGATGAGATCGCCAGCGTCTTTGCCAAGATGCCACAGAAG GTGATATGGAGGCACATTGGTAAACGGCCCTCTACTGTGGGCAACAACACCCTGCTCGTTAACTGGATGCCCCAGAAGGACCTCTTAGGCCACCCCCAGACCAAAGTTTTTGTAGCTCACGGAGGAACCAATGGAGTCCAGGAAGCCATTTACCATGGTGTCCCAGTGCTCGGTATACCCTTGTTCTTCGACCAATATGACAACCTTCTACGtctgcaggagagaggagctTCAAAAATCATAGAACTAGCCGATGTTAATGGGAAAAGTTTTGAGCAGGGTCTGAAAGAAGTTCTTCACCAAGCCAGTTACAGACAGAACATGCAAAGACTGTCACGTCTGCACAAGGACCAACCAATACCTCCCATGGAGCACGCCATCTTCTGGTTGGAGTATGTGATGCGCCACAAAGGGGCTCCTCACTTGCGTACTGAGGCTTATAGGATGCCGTGGTATTCATACTACTGTTTAGATGTTTTGCTGGTGTTACTGACAGCTGTGACTGTGCTACTGCTGTCTACTTTGGCTATGTTCAGGTTCCTCTGctgcagaagaaagagagaaaagattaAGTCCAAACAACACTGA